Within Staphylococcus sp. NRL 16/872, the genomic segment TAGAATGGTTCTTTTTTAGCTAATCCACTCAAATATCGATATTCTCGATAACCAGACATATACACTAAACTACCAATAATAAAGAACAGCATCGTTTTGACGATAATGTCATTTGCTAAATAAAAGATAGCACCATGAACACCAGCAAGTGTATTAGAGCCTAATCCTAAAATGACAAAGCCGATAGATAAAATAACTTGATAAGATGCAACTTTCTTAATATCTCTATATGCAATAACACCAAACGCCCCTATAATCATCGTTAGGCATGATAAAAATACGAGTAATGGGTGTGTAACGCCAGTATGTTGATCAAATAATAAAGTGAAGAAACGAATTAATGCATAAGCGCCTACTTTCGTCATTAAAGCAGCGAATAAAGCAGCAAGTTCTGTATTTAATACTGCGTAAGCTTTAGGAAGCCACATAAAGAGTACTAAAGATGCTTTAGAACCAAAAGCTACGATAAACACAATCGAAACGATAATAATTGCTTTATTGTCATGTATTTGGTCTAAACGTAATGCAATATGAGAAAAATTCAATGTACCCACAACTTTATATAATAAACCGATGCCTAATAAGAATAACCATGAGCCGATGATATTTAATACAACATAAATAATTGCGGCACGTAATTGTTCTACTGACTGTCCAAGCGTTACTAACACGAACGATGCAAGTAACATAATTTCAAACATGACATATAAATTAAATAAGTCTGAAGTTAAGAAAGAGCCGATGACGCCCACTGTTAAGAATAAAATAAATGAAGGCATATAATATCGATTTACACGTTGTTCGCCACGTCCAAATCCATACGACATAATTAAAGTCACTACAAAGGACGCTACTGTAGTCATTAATAAGCTAAGTGAGTCTCCTAAAAATTGTATCCCAAAGGGTGCCGGCCAATCGCCAAAGTTTAGCGTAATTGGCTTATGATTTAATACATATATTAGTAAAACCAGAGAAATAATTGTATTAAGTGCCATCGTACCAATGTATAAAATCTTTGATAGTGTATTTTTATTTTTCGTAAAAACAAGTACTAGCGCACATAAAAGAGGTAATAGAATTGGGAGAATTAAAATATTACTGTTCATGCTTATCCTCCTCTCCTCTTAACACATCGATATCCGCTTCTTTTGTAACGCGGTATGTTCGATATATTAATACTAGTAGAAAGGCTGTCATCGCAAATCCAATAACAATCGCTGTTAGCACAATTGCTTGTAATAATGGATCTACAAAATTGTGATTTGAACCATGAATTAATGGTTCAACCATCTTATTACTATAATGTCCCATGCTCATAATAATTAAATTACCTGCATGTGTGTAAATTGAAATACCGATAACAATGCGTATTAAGTTTAAAGATAGAATCATGTACGTTCCTATAAATACTAAGAATCCTATCACGAATAGTAAGATTAAATTCATGAATTACCACCACTTAATGACAACATTACTGTGACAATGACACCTACTACAGTAAGTAATATGCC encodes:
- the mnhD2 gene encoding Na+/H+ antiporter Mnh2 subunit D, with amino-acid sequence MNSNILILPILLPLLCALVLVFTKNKNTLSKILYIGTMALNTIISLVLLIYVLNHKPITLNFGDWPAPFGIQFLGDSLSLLMTTVASFVVTLIMSYGFGRGEQRVNRYYMPSFILFLTVGVIGSFLTSDLFNLYVMFEIMLLASFVLVTLGQSVEQLRAAIIYVVLNIIGSWLFLLGIGLLYKVVGTLNFSHIALRLDQIHDNKAIIIVSIVFIVAFGSKASLVLFMWLPKAYAVLNTELAALFAALMTKVGAYALIRFFTLLFDQHTGVTHPLLVFLSCLTMIIGAFGVIAYRDIKKVASYQVILSIGFVILGLGSNTLAGVHGAIFYLANDIIVKTMLFFIIGSLVYMSGYREYRYLSGLAKKEPFYGVAFIVMIFAIGGVPPFSGFPGKVLIFQGAVQNGNYIGLTLMIITSLLAMYSLFRILFIMYFGDDDGEQVDFNPLPMHRKSILGILIAVVLAMGIAAPVVMNATENATKLNMDDHYYHSLVNTHLKGENK
- the mnhC2 gene encoding Na+/H+ antiporter Mnh2 subunit C, which gives rise to MNLILLFVIGFLVFIGTYMILSLNLIRIVIGISIYTHAGNLIIMSMGHYSNKMVEPLIHGSNHNFVDPLLQAIVLTAIVIGFAMTAFLLVLIYRTYRVTKEADIDVLRGEEDKHEQ